The following are encoded together in the Proteiniphilum saccharofermentans genome:
- a CDS encoding nucleoside phosphorylase has translation MRIIPESELIINSDGSAFHLHIRPEHLSDKIVMMGDPDRVTMTASFFDSIECDVRSREFHTVTGTYKGKRITALSHGIGTDNIDIVLTELDALANIDFNTRLVKEELKQLTMVRVGTSGGMQPHCPVGSYVVSEKSIGFDGLIHYYAGSESIREKDFEEAFQREVGWSPYHCSPYVVSADEELVDRIGHDMIRGVTISAIGFYGPQGRHVRLPLADPNLNAKIESFRFGEHSITNYEMESSAVAGLGKLMGHKAMTVCTIIANRVALKSNADYKGSIEDLLQIVLDRI, from the coding sequence ATGAGAATCATACCTGAATCGGAATTGATCATCAACTCCGACGGAAGTGCCTTTCATCTTCATATCCGACCGGAGCACCTTTCGGACAAGATTGTAATGATGGGAGATCCTGATCGTGTAACGATGACAGCCTCATTTTTTGACAGCATTGAATGCGATGTACGCAGCCGCGAATTCCATACCGTCACCGGAACGTATAAAGGGAAACGGATTACTGCGCTCTCGCACGGCATCGGCACGGACAATATTGATATAGTACTTACGGAGCTGGATGCATTGGCAAATATCGATTTCAACACACGATTGGTCAAAGAGGAACTCAAACAACTAACAATGGTGCGGGTAGGCACATCAGGAGGTATGCAGCCGCATTGCCCTGTAGGTTCATACGTGGTATCGGAAAAATCAATCGGATTCGATGGCCTTATCCATTATTATGCCGGTTCCGAATCGATCCGCGAAAAGGATTTCGAAGAGGCTTTCCAAAGAGAGGTGGGATGGTCACCGTACCACTGTTCTCCCTACGTGGTGAGTGCCGACGAAGAACTTGTCGACCGTATAGGTCACGATATGATCCGTGGGGTTACCATCTCCGCCATCGGTTTTTACGGCCCCCAGGGAAGGCATGTACGACTGCCGTTGGCCGATCCCAACCTGAATGCTAAAATTGAGTCGTTCCGTTTCGGGGAGCATTCTATCACCAATTACGAAATGGAAAGTTCTGCTGTCGCGGGATTAGGGAAGTTGATGGGACATAAGGCAATGACTGTCTGCACTATAATTGCTAACCGTGTGGCCCTGAAGTCGAATGCCGACTATAAAGGCTCCATAGAAGATCTTTTGCAAATAGTACTGGACAGGATTTAG
- a CDS encoding M16 family metallopeptidase: MRKLFTLLLLAATLVAYAQQNPPLPVDPKVRTGKLENGLTYYIRQNNLPENRADFYIAQKVGSMQEEDNQAGLAHFLEHMAFNGTTNFPGKSMLNYLQDNGIKFGTNINAYTSFDETVYYISNIPTTNKNLVDSALLVLHDWSNAIALEEEELENERGVIREEWRTRGGAQQRLWDQLLPKMYPDSKYANRMPIGSIDVINNFKPEEIRAYYHKWYRPDLQGIIVVGDIDVDEMEQKIKELFSPIRLDEERAEREYYPVPDNKDPIVAIATDKEARNTQIMLFYKHDTMPDEFRNTQMGYITEYILNAAAAMMNQRFAEIIQKPDAPFTSAFAYDDDYFVAKTKAAWTVVAGSAEDKIESALAAMVRETERVKQHGFTASEYEVARTNILKGYEDAYNNRDKQRNSSYSQEYVRAFTDGEPIPGIEFEYQFLQAVAPNIPVEAINQTIQQLIGDENIVIAVTGPDKEGLVYPGEDALLNVLASVQAETIEPYAEEVIDEPLVATPPTPGKIIKAEKDEAMDATVWTLENGMKVILKNTDFKDDQIVMTGTSAGGYSHYGAQDPVNSRLMSNVATLGGVGNFSATDLPKVLAGKTASAHPGISLTTQDFNGSSSIRDFETMLQLVYLYFTAPRQDNDAFQSFIQRMETQLKNQEAEPMVAFSDSVSSALYGDNPLTKRIKADDLKKVNYNRIMEMYAERFSNPGSFVFTFVGNIDEEKVRPVVEQYLASLPGKAEKGEFAKIPMNFREGSFENIFQREMQNPKASVFNTITGKTTRDMKNRILMSMFDQILDIIYTEKVREEEGGTYGVYAGGSISRYPEGQTILQIMFDTDPERMKHLNQIVLNVLKEFAADGPRDSDFAKVKEYMNKSYNENLKENSYWLNILDNKYFYGEDNHTQYIETVNAITKDDLRSFAKALLDQGNLKTIVMMPKITE, encoded by the coding sequence ATGAGAAAACTATTCACATTATTGCTTCTTGCAGCTACTTTGGTTGCCTATGCACAGCAAAACCCTCCTCTCCCTGTAGATCCGAAGGTGAGGACCGGAAAACTTGAAAACGGACTCACCTATTATATCCGGCAAAATAACCTTCCCGAAAACAGGGCCGATTTCTACATTGCACAGAAAGTGGGATCCATGCAGGAGGAAGATAATCAGGCCGGTCTGGCTCACTTCCTGGAGCATATGGCATTTAACGGGACGACCAATTTCCCCGGAAAAAGTATGCTGAACTATCTGCAGGACAATGGAATTAAGTTCGGCACTAACATCAACGCCTATACCTCTTTCGATGAAACGGTTTATTATATATCCAATATCCCGACAACCAATAAAAACCTGGTAGACTCGGCTCTTCTTGTGCTTCATGACTGGTCGAACGCCATTGCCCTTGAAGAGGAAGAGCTCGAAAACGAACGGGGTGTGATCCGGGAAGAGTGGCGCACCCGTGGCGGAGCACAGCAAAGGTTGTGGGATCAGTTACTCCCGAAAATGTATCCCGACAGCAAATATGCCAACCGCATGCCTATCGGAAGCATCGATGTGATCAATAATTTTAAACCGGAAGAGATCAGAGCCTACTACCATAAATGGTATCGTCCCGACTTGCAGGGGATCATCGTTGTGGGTGATATCGATGTGGATGAGATGGAGCAAAAGATAAAGGAACTGTTCTCGCCCATCCGACTCGATGAAGAAAGGGCAGAACGGGAATACTATCCTGTTCCTGATAATAAGGATCCCATCGTAGCCATTGCTACCGACAAGGAAGCCCGTAATACACAGATAATGCTGTTTTACAAGCACGATACGATGCCTGACGAGTTTAGGAATACCCAGATGGGGTATATCACAGAATATATATTAAATGCCGCTGCTGCTATGATGAACCAGCGGTTTGCCGAAATCATACAGAAACCCGATGCACCTTTCACTTCCGCATTTGCGTATGACGATGATTATTTTGTGGCCAAGACAAAAGCTGCCTGGACCGTGGTGGCAGGAAGTGCGGAAGACAAAATAGAGAGTGCACTGGCAGCCATGGTACGTGAGACGGAAAGAGTAAAACAGCACGGATTCACCGCATCGGAATATGAGGTAGCACGCACCAACATCCTCAAAGGATATGAAGATGCGTATAACAACCGAGATAAGCAGAGGAACTCTTCCTATTCACAGGAATATGTACGTGCGTTTACCGACGGAGAACCTATTCCGGGTATTGAATTCGAATATCAATTTCTGCAGGCGGTAGCACCCAATATTCCGGTAGAAGCAATCAACCAAACCATTCAACAGTTGATTGGTGATGAAAACATAGTTATTGCTGTTACCGGTCCTGACAAAGAAGGATTGGTATATCCTGGTGAAGACGCATTGCTTAACGTACTGGCGTCGGTACAGGCTGAAACTATCGAGCCTTATGCAGAAGAGGTGATTGATGAGCCGTTGGTGGCTACGCCTCCCACTCCCGGTAAGATCATAAAAGCAGAAAAGGATGAGGCGATGGATGCTACGGTGTGGACATTGGAAAACGGGATGAAGGTGATCCTGAAAAATACCGATTTCAAGGACGACCAGATCGTAATGACCGGTACAAGTGCCGGCGGATACTCCCATTATGGGGCACAGGATCCGGTTAACAGCAGGCTGATGAGTAATGTGGCTACACTGGGAGGAGTGGGTAATTTCAGCGCAACCGATCTACCCAAAGTACTGGCTGGAAAGACAGCATCCGCGCATCCGGGTATCAGCCTCACCACACAGGATTTCAACGGTTCTTCTTCCATCAGGGATTTCGAAACTATGCTACAATTGGTTTACCTCTATTTCACTGCTCCACGACAGGATAACGATGCCTTCCAATCATTTATCCAACGCATGGAGACCCAGTTGAAAAACCAGGAAGCCGAACCGATGGTAGCTTTCAGCGACTCTGTGTCGAGCGCTTTATATGGCGATAATCCATTGACAAAAAGAATAAAGGCCGATGATTTGAAAAAGGTCAATTACAACCGTATCATGGAGATGTATGCTGAACGGTTCTCCAATCCCGGCAGTTTTGTGTTCACATTCGTGGGTAACATCGATGAGGAGAAGGTTCGTCCCGTAGTAGAACAGTATCTGGCTTCATTACCGGGCAAGGCCGAGAAAGGTGAATTTGCAAAAATACCCATGAATTTCCGGGAAGGAAGCTTCGAAAATATTTTCCAACGGGAGATGCAAAATCCCAAAGCTTCGGTATTCAACACAATAACGGGAAAAACAACCCGGGACATGAAGAACCGGATACTGATGAGTATGTTCGATCAGATCCTCGATATCATCTACACTGAGAAAGTGCGTGAAGAGGAAGGAGGTACTTACGGCGTATACGCAGGAGGTTCTATCTCCCGTTATCCGGAGGGGCAAACCATCTTACAGATCATGTTCGACACTGATCCGGAGAGAATGAAACATCTCAATCAAATTGTCTTAAACGTACTGAAGGAATTTGCGGCAGATGGCCCGCGTGATAGCGATTTTGCCAAGGTAAAAGAGTATATGAACAAGAGTTACAACGAAAATCTGAAAGAGAACAGTTACTGGCTGAATATCCTCGACAACAAATATTTTTACGGCGAAGATAATCACACTCAATATATTGAAACTGTAAATGCCATCACAAAGGATGATCTTCGGAGTTTCGCCAAAGCACTGCTCGATCAGGGTAACCTGAAAACAATAGTGATGATGCCGAAAATAACGGAATGA
- a CDS encoding RagB/SusD family nutrient uptake outer membrane protein translates to MKRIRKIQLSIISVVLVLTGGISSCTNLDETVYDTIPADQFGKKPAEINAIIAPIYKTLKGVWPGEIFLLSEQTGDMAITPTRVGGDWWDGGVHMEMKLHTWQARNGQISTAWNNCTSGITTCNQIFATIEDSEMDEDLKERTLAEIRGIRAFWYYILIDYFGNAPLVADYESTELPGLSSRQVLYDFVIDELNEIKDVLRDDVTSESYGKFTQGVAYTLLAKMYLNAEVWTGTPNWQGVIDACDKVMSLDYIIEPNWKTNFEVNNQVSNEIILPIAFGKADGGNHMHYRTLHYLDPIALGMNIGTWNGVSAQPDYVKQFDDADQRKLGSFLIGPMIDPATGKVLVTAHSRDLIHTIDFNIIPGTIREGMWGEVNQEEGARVNKWVFEKGLSNSDQENDFAIFRLADVYLMKAEALLRLNRDNAEATRLINVIRERGFGNADHNYESVTLDDLYLERRLELAWENCNRQDMIRFGNFLEPGYLRPGRSSEHLLLFPIPESAWQTNNKLVQNPGYPPF, encoded by the coding sequence ATGAAACGAATAAGAAAAATACAATTGTCAATCATATCGGTAGTATTGGTTCTTACAGGAGGTATATCTTCCTGTACCAATCTCGATGAAACAGTATATGACACGATTCCCGCGGATCAATTCGGAAAGAAACCGGCGGAAATCAACGCGATCATTGCCCCTATCTATAAGACACTGAAAGGTGTCTGGCCGGGCGAAATCTTCCTGCTCTCGGAACAAACCGGGGACATGGCCATCACACCTACCCGCGTGGGCGGTGACTGGTGGGACGGCGGCGTCCACATGGAGATGAAACTGCATACGTGGCAGGCCCGTAACGGGCAGATCTCAACCGCCTGGAATAACTGTACCTCAGGAATTACTACCTGTAACCAGATATTTGCCACCATTGAGGATTCTGAAATGGACGAGGATCTGAAGGAGCGTACGCTGGCAGAGATCCGGGGCATTCGCGCTTTCTGGTACTACATATTGATTGACTATTTTGGCAATGCTCCCCTGGTGGCGGATTATGAAAGTACCGAACTGCCGGGACTCTCTTCGCGTCAGGTACTCTACGATTTCGTCATCGACGAACTGAATGAGATAAAGGATGTATTGCGTGACGACGTGACCAGTGAAAGCTATGGTAAATTTACACAGGGCGTTGCCTACACGTTGCTGGCCAAGATGTATCTCAATGCGGAAGTCTGGACCGGAACGCCTAACTGGCAGGGTGTGATAGACGCGTGCGACAAGGTGATGTCCCTCGATTATATCATTGAACCGAACTGGAAGACCAATTTTGAGGTGAACAACCAGGTGTCGAATGAAATCATTCTTCCGATTGCTTTCGGTAAAGCCGACGGTGGTAATCACATGCACTATCGTACGCTCCACTACCTCGATCCGATTGCTTTGGGTATGAATATAGGTACCTGGAACGGAGTGAGTGCACAGCCCGATTATGTGAAACAGTTCGATGATGCCGACCAGCGAAAACTGGGTTCATTCCTCATCGGTCCGATGATTGACCCGGCAACCGGGAAGGTATTAGTTACTGCCCACAGCCGTGACCTTATCCATACTATCGATTTCAATATCATCCCCGGTACGATAAGGGAAGGCATGTGGGGCGAGGTGAATCAGGAAGAAGGAGCCCGCGTGAATAAATGGGTGTTTGAAAAAGGTCTTTCCAATTCCGATCAGGAAAATGATTTTGCCATCTTCCGCCTTGCCGATGTCTACCTGATGAAGGCGGAAGCGTTGCTCCGTCTCAACCGGGACAATGCCGAAGCTACCCGCCTGATCAATGTCATCCGTGAAAGAGGATTTGGGAATGCCGATCATAATTATGAATCTGTTACACTGGACGACTTGTATCTGGAACGTCGCCTGGAATTGGCATGGGAAAATTGTAACCGGCAGGATATGATCCGTTTCGGTAATTTCCTCGAACCGGGTTATCTGCGTCCCGGAAGATCCTCCGAGCATCTTCTGCTTTTCCCCATACCCGAATCGGCATGGCAGACGAATAACAAATTGGTGCAGAACCCCGGTTATCCGCCGTTCTGA
- a CDS encoding SusC/RagA family TonB-linked outer membrane protein translates to MLIAIWTLSLHLFAQNLTVSGTVKDTAGDLLIGVTVQVQGTSIGTVTDADGRFVLQNVPSSSSLEISYVGMQTVVMPVDGRTNLDIVLREDTEILDELVVIGYGTQRRREITGSVTNVSAENFNKGVARDAADLLQGKVAGLNITTPSGDVTVGSRIRLRGVSTLQNDQGPFVVIDGIPGGDLQTVAPQDIESISVLKDASSAAIYGSRSAGGVILITTKRGSGVRTMVSYDGYMAVSTLANKPDLLTADQWRAYARETERDASEFDRYNANTDWFDEITHAGITQNHGVSLSGGGSTNNYRASFNYLNREGVVRDNDLERFNFRFQLQQRAINDRLRIGLTGSATMGEWNEANKYNFVLAYNMLPVYPVKLDNGEWFDSRDYDQGNPVRNQTYNQDVRKNIHFYGAGDLSFTIFDGLDIKTTLYKDRHTEERSQYLHSETQAGRNDGGYALRENKIWDKTLMEWTLDYTTTFGASDRHRLNALAGYSWEENEYSFLKAANRNFTTDLLGANNLESGQGLRPNDVGSAKNMSRLISFFARAHYAYDERYMITATLRRDGSSKFGANHKWGIFPSVSAAWGISQESFMENVNWLNDLKFRVGYGVTGNQAGLDPYKTLQLYGTSGTYYDNGAWLTAYKISQNANPNLKWEETAMFNIGLDFFIFNERINGTIEWYDKRTKDMLYTYRVPTPPYLHSDMMANVGDMKNTGVELALNIEAIRTRDFNWNTSLTLAHNRNEITRMSNDVYTTSRIMVGDAWVRGGSGRTTHVIEEGYPVGQFYGPKYVGISDDGKYIFLNKEGQEVNSVTAEDYTYIGSAQPDLTYGWNNQFNFKSWDLSFFFRGTLGNKVLNMGRMTYGHPGYLIGANALNDPLIYQLKVVPEYSSLYVEDASHLRLDNFALGYTFNTNGVNWLDRARVYVTGQNLFVLTNYKGLDPEVDENRNNGLAPGVEDREYYPKARTFSVGISLTF, encoded by the coding sequence ATGTTGATTGCTATATGGACATTGTCTCTACATCTGTTTGCACAGAATCTTACGGTAAGTGGTACGGTGAAAGATACTGCAGGAGACTTGCTTATCGGTGTGACCGTGCAGGTACAGGGTACTTCCATTGGTACTGTGACTGATGCTGATGGACGCTTTGTACTACAGAATGTCCCATCTTCGTCTTCATTGGAAATATCTTATGTCGGTATGCAAACGGTAGTTATGCCGGTTGACGGCCGCACAAACCTTGATATTGTTTTAAGGGAAGATACTGAAATACTGGATGAACTGGTAGTTATCGGGTATGGCACACAACGTCGTCGTGAAATTACCGGTTCGGTAACGAATGTCTCTGCTGAGAACTTCAATAAAGGAGTTGCCCGCGATGCTGCCGACTTGTTGCAGGGAAAGGTGGCAGGCTTAAATATCACTACACCTTCAGGAGATGTGACGGTTGGTTCGCGTATCCGTCTGCGCGGAGTTTCCACGCTGCAGAATGACCAGGGGCCTTTCGTGGTGATCGACGGTATCCCGGGTGGTGACCTGCAGACGGTAGCGCCTCAGGATATTGAGTCGATTTCTGTATTGAAAGATGCTTCTTCGGCAGCGATTTATGGTTCCCGTTCTGCCGGCGGAGTTATTCTGATCACTACAAAAAGAGGATCGGGTGTTCGTACCATGGTGTCATATGATGGTTATATGGCTGTATCCACGTTAGCGAACAAACCGGATCTGTTGACTGCTGACCAGTGGCGGGCGTATGCCAGAGAAACAGAAAGAGATGCTTCTGAATTTGACAGGTATAATGCCAATACCGATTGGTTCGATGAAATTACCCATGCGGGCATTACACAGAACCATGGAGTGTCATTGTCGGGTGGTGGTTCAACCAATAACTACCGTGCTTCTTTCAACTATCTGAACAGGGAAGGAGTTGTGCGGGACAATGATCTGGAACGTTTCAATTTCCGTTTCCAGTTACAACAAAGAGCCATTAACGACCGGCTTCGGATCGGGTTGACCGGTTCCGCGACCATGGGTGAATGGAATGAAGCGAATAAGTATAATTTTGTATTGGCCTACAATATGTTACCGGTGTATCCGGTGAAACTGGACAACGGGGAATGGTTCGACAGTCGTGATTATGACCAGGGAAATCCGGTTCGTAACCAGACATATAACCAGGATGTAAGGAAAAATATACATTTTTACGGTGCAGGGGATCTCTCTTTTACTATTTTTGATGGATTAGATATCAAAACTACTTTATATAAAGATCGTCACACGGAAGAGAGAAGCCAGTATCTTCATTCCGAGACCCAGGCCGGCCGTAATGACGGGGGGTATGCGCTCCGCGAAAATAAAATATGGGATAAGACCTTGATGGAGTGGACCCTGGATTATACTACTACTTTCGGTGCTTCCGACAGGCATAGGCTTAATGCCCTTGCCGGTTATTCCTGGGAAGAGAATGAATATTCGTTCCTGAAAGCTGCGAACAGAAACTTCACCACTGACCTGTTAGGTGCAAATAATCTCGAATCGGGACAAGGATTGAGACCCAACGATGTGGGATCGGCGAAGAATATGAGCCGGCTTATCTCTTTCTTTGCCCGTGCTCACTATGCTTATGATGAACGTTATATGATAACAGCCACCTTGCGCCGTGACGGTTCGTCGAAGTTTGGTGCAAACCATAAATGGGGTATATTCCCTTCCGTATCGGCAGCATGGGGTATCTCCCAGGAGTCATTCATGGAAAATGTGAATTGGCTCAACGACCTGAAATTCCGGGTAGGGTATGGTGTTACCGGTAATCAGGCAGGACTTGATCCTTATAAAACATTACAGTTGTACGGAACCAGTGGTACCTATTACGATAACGGAGCCTGGCTGACCGCCTATAAGATCAGCCAGAACGCCAATCCCAATCTGAAATGGGAGGAAACAGCCATGTTCAATATCGGGCTGGACTTCTTTATCTTCAATGAGCGGATAAACGGTACGATTGAATGGTATGACAAGCGTACCAAAGATATGCTGTATACCTATCGTGTGCCGACTCCGCCTTATCTGCATTCGGATATGATGGCGAATGTGGGTGATATGAAGAACACAGGTGTGGAACTGGCCCTGAATATTGAGGCCATCCGTACCCGGGACTTCAATTGGAATACATCGCTCACTTTGGCCCATAACAGGAATGAGATCACCAGAATGTCTAATGATGTGTATACTACCAGCCGTATTATGGTAGGCGATGCGTGGGTACGCGGCGGTTCCGGAAGGACTACCCATGTGATTGAAGAAGGATATCCGGTAGGACAGTTCTACGGCCCGAAATATGTGGGAATATCCGATGATGGAAAATATATTTTCCTGAACAAGGAAGGGCAAGAGGTGAATTCCGTTACGGCGGAAGACTACACTTATATCGGCTCTGCACAGCCGGACCTGACGTATGGATGGAACAACCAGTTTAATTTTAAGTCATGGGACCTCTCCTTTTTCTTTAGGGGAACACTCGGAAACAAGGTTTTGAATATGGGACGAATGACATATGGCCATCCGGGATATCTTATCGGCGCAAACGCGCTGAATGATCCCCTGATCTATCAATTGAAGGTGGTTCCCGAGTACTCCTCATTATATGTTGAGGATGCTTCTCATTTGCGTCTCGACAATTTTGCTCTGGGATATACTTTCAATACCAACGGCGTGAATTGGTTGGATCGGGCCAGGGTGTATGTGACGGGGCAGAATCTCTTTGTTCTCACCAATTATAAAGGTCTGGATCCCGAAGTGGATGAAAACAGGAATAACGGTCTGGCCCCGGGTGTGGAAGACCGTGAATACTATCCCAAAGCACGGACATTTTCAGTTGGAATCAGCCTCACTTTCTAA
- a CDS encoding nucleoside permease produces the protein MSLRIRLIIMNFLQFAIWGAYLTSMSRYLGPAGLGSHIGIFYSVQGIVSIFMPAIMGIVADRWVPAQKLLGISHLVAASFMLSAGLYGLYSGTEVSFSTIFGLYALSVAFYMPTLALSNSVAYTILEKGGMDTVKAFPPIRVFGTIGFICTMWLVDILGYQTSSMQFVVSAVLGFMLGIYAFTLPNCPVSTATGSKTLFQALGLDAFKLFKIRKMAIFFIFSMLLGVALQITNGFANPFIASFEAYPEYAGTFGVKHSNILISLSQISEALCILLIPFFLKRYGIKNVMLMAMFAWVLRFGFFGLGNPGSGVWLLVFSMLVYGVAFDFFNVSGSLFVDKETPHNIRASAQGMFMLMTNGIGATIGTLWAQSVVNRFCSWTDVTVGTATKSLLVGDWQSVWFIFAGYALVVTILFAILFRYKHVPDK, from the coding sequence ATGTCGCTGAGAATCAGACTAATTATCATGAATTTCCTCCAGTTCGCAATATGGGGGGCCTATCTTACTTCCATGTCCCGTTATTTGGGACCTGCCGGACTGGGATCGCACATCGGTATTTTTTACTCCGTACAAGGGATAGTATCCATTTTTATGCCTGCCATTATGGGGATTGTGGCCGACAGGTGGGTGCCTGCGCAAAAATTGCTGGGAATAAGCCATCTGGTTGCTGCTTCCTTCATGCTGTCTGCCGGCCTATATGGATTATATAGTGGAACGGAAGTCTCATTCTCCACTATTTTTGGCCTTTATGCATTGAGTGTAGCTTTTTATATGCCCACATTGGCCCTGTCCAATTCGGTAGCTTATACTATTCTTGAAAAGGGTGGAATGGATACGGTAAAGGCTTTCCCGCCTATACGTGTATTTGGTACGATAGGTTTTATCTGTACTATGTGGCTTGTGGATATACTGGGATACCAGACTTCTTCGATGCAGTTTGTGGTGAGTGCCGTATTGGGCTTTATGCTTGGGATTTATGCGTTCACATTGCCCAATTGCCCTGTGTCAACGGCGACAGGTAGTAAGACCCTGTTTCAGGCGCTTGGGTTGGATGCCTTCAAACTCTTTAAAATAAGAAAGATGGCGATCTTTTTTATTTTTTCGATGCTGTTGGGTGTCGCCTTGCAAATTACTAACGGATTTGCCAACCCATTCATCGCCAGTTTTGAAGCTTATCCGGAGTATGCCGGTACTTTTGGCGTAAAGCATTCAAATATACTGATATCCCTTTCCCAGATATCGGAAGCGCTTTGTATCCTGTTGATCCCTTTCTTTTTGAAACGTTATGGCATCAAGAATGTGATGTTAATGGCCATGTTTGCTTGGGTATTACGCTTTGGTTTTTTCGGTTTGGGAAATCCCGGCAGCGGTGTATGGTTGCTGGTATTCTCCATGTTGGTATACGGCGTGGCTTTCGACTTCTTCAATGTTTCAGGATCGCTGTTTGTGGATAAGGAGACGCCGCATAACATCCGTGCCAGTGCACAGGGAATGTTTATGTTGATGACCAATGGGATTGGTGCCACAATCGGTACGTTGTGGGCACAATCGGTGGTAAACCGCTTCTGTTCCTGGACTGACGTAACGGTAGGAACTGCCACCAAATCGCTTTTGGTGGGCGATTGGCAGAGCGTCTGGTTTATCTTTGCCGGTTATGCCCTTGTAGTTACCATTCTGTTTGCCATCCTCTTTAGATATAAGCATGTGCCGGATAAATAA
- a CDS encoding peptidoglycan DD-metalloendopeptidase family protein gives MKKFVFLLLFHAVALLLLSQTQQIENLQRQQQALMEEIRSTNKLYLDVKKQTTTILDRINLINNQISARKKLIDVQSREIEALRKEEVRLESEISRLNKELKKKQEYYADAMKGMLNHKFSQNKLLFILSGKSVGESLRRMQYLREYSKWQKTQAEEIKKQHAEIKEKQGLLAKAKADREKALASLQEEQKRLQGEEKTRQSEMATVKGQERELQRTLREKQQRADQLNAQIERLIAEEVARLEREAEARRKAEEAERRRKAEEKLAEDRRRGESREETGRETPEKTEERASGAAPGPRIEAGRSTASAETFNLSKDFAANRGKLPMPVTGTAAIVGNFGAKKHNEWNVTTNSNGVDIQAERGANIRSVFDGEVSKVFSFPGSNTCVIVRHGDYYTFYANIYDLFVKQGDKVKTGQSLGRIFTDPDTGVSTMHFQLWQKTNKLNPAPWLSR, from the coding sequence ATGAAGAAATTTGTATTCTTACTACTTTTCCACGCCGTCGCTCTCCTTCTGTTGTCGCAAACACAGCAGATCGAGAATTTGCAGCGGCAACAGCAGGCATTGATGGAAGAGATAAGAAGTACGAATAAACTTTATCTTGATGTTAAAAAGCAGACTACAACAATCTTGGACAGGATTAACCTTATCAACAACCAGATATCGGCCCGCAAAAAATTGATAGATGTACAGAGCCGGGAGATAGAAGCGTTGCGGAAGGAGGAGGTGCGTCTCGAAAGTGAGATATCCCGACTAAATAAAGAGCTGAAAAAGAAGCAGGAATATTACGCCGATGCGATGAAAGGGATGCTGAACCATAAGTTCAGCCAGAATAAACTGCTTTTTATCTTATCAGGTAAATCGGTAGGGGAATCGTTACGGAGAATGCAATATTTGCGTGAATATTCCAAATGGCAGAAAACACAGGCTGAAGAAATAAAGAAGCAGCATGCTGAAATAAAGGAAAAACAGGGATTACTGGCTAAAGCCAAGGCTGATAGAGAAAAAGCATTGGCCTCGTTACAGGAGGAACAGAAACGGTTACAGGGAGAAGAGAAAACACGTCAGTCGGAGATGGCGACTGTCAAGGGACAGGAGCGGGAATTGCAGAGGACACTTCGGGAAAAACAGCAACGGGCTGACCAGTTAAATGCCCAGATTGAGAGACTTATCGCTGAAGAGGTGGCACGGCTGGAACGTGAGGCGGAGGCCAGGAGAAAAGCGGAAGAGGCTGAACGGCGGAGAAAAGCGGAAGAGAAGCTGGCTGAAGATCGGCGAAGGGGTGAGAGCCGTGAGGAGACCGGGCGTGAGACCCCCGAGAAAACAGAAGAGCGTGCCTCCGGTGCTGCGCCGGGACCCAGAATTGAGGCCGGCAGGAGTACAGCATCGGCCGAGACCTTTAATCTCTCGAAAGATTTTGCTGCCAACAGGGGTAAACTGCCTATGCCGGTTACCGGTACAGCAGCCATTGTGGGTAATTTCGGTGCCAAAAAACATAATGAATGGAATGTTACTACCAATAGTAATGGGGTTGATATTCAGGCTGAAAGAGGTGCTAATATCCGTAGCGTATTCGATGGGGAAGTTTCGAAAGTATTCTCCTTCCCCGGTTCCAATACCTGTGTGATTGTACGTCATGGTGATTACTATACATTCTATGCCAATATATACGACTTGTTTGTAAAGCAGGGAGACAAAGTGAAAACCGGACAGTCATTAGGGCGGATCTTTACTGATCCGGATACAGGTGTCTCCACGATGCATTTCCAGTTGTGGCAAAAGACAAACAAGCTCAATCCGGCACCGTGGCTTAGCAGGTAA